One window from the genome of Tindallia magadiensis encodes:
- a CDS encoding DUF3658 domain-containing protein: MLEIVFSDSMKSSMKLAKNYDEESMHGGVIGYFGKKPSKDELKKHFEGQAVGGDSQDVVYIGFALDIGDISGEFDGIERQNVFKKIWGRFDFDDNEQEQFFHNQRKDMEKLLSAAINGTAMRIWKSNAPYSTCGFYFICNVLRNIECEISVVSLPEYKQVSENEIVTYRDWGQMEPGKFFEFLPLERQLSQSEKRMFSNRWCDLVRENASLRAIVNGNLISVPEDFYDYIITKNIPDDDFLMARLIGEIMGDYELGVIDSWYALRIDKMIEENKLIIVENKDMSHPYGKILKKVMV; the protein is encoded by the coding sequence ATGCTTGAAATTGTATTTAGTGATAGCATGAAAAGTTCTATGAAATTAGCAAAAAACTATGATGAAGAAAGTATGCATGGTGGAGTAATCGGATATTTTGGAAAAAAACCATCCAAAGATGAATTAAAGAAACACTTTGAAGGGCAGGCTGTTGGAGGAGATTCACAAGATGTAGTTTATATAGGATTTGCATTGGATATTGGTGATATATCAGGTGAATTTGATGGCATTGAGCGTCAAAATGTTTTTAAGAAAATATGGGGACGATTTGATTTTGACGATAATGAACAGGAACAATTTTTTCATAATCAACGTAAAGATATGGAAAAACTACTGTCTGCTGCAATCAACGGTACTGCAATGAGAATTTGGAAGAGCAACGCCCCTTATTCGACTTGTGGATTTTACTTTATTTGCAATGTATTAAGAAATATTGAGTGTGAAATAAGCGTTGTTTCATTACCAGAGTATAAGCAAGTATCTGAAAATGAAATTGTTACCTATAGAGACTGGGGTCAAATGGAGCCTGGGAAATTTTTTGAATTTTTGCCTTTGGAAAGACAATTATCTCAATCAGAAAAAAGGATGTTTAGTAACCGTTGGTGTGACTTGGTAAGAGAAAACGCTTCATTAAGAGCTATTGTAAACGGAAATTTGATTTCAGTTCCCGAAGACTTTTATGATTACATCATTACAAAAAATATTCCTGACGATGATTTTCTTATGGCTCGTTTAATTGGTGAAATTATGGGGGATTATGAGTTGGGTGTTATTGATAGTTGGTATGCTTTGCGAATAGATAAGATGATTG